From the Bacillota bacterium genome, the window GAAATGTTTCTTTTCCGGTTTTCTTTTGAATGGAAATGGCAGGGTAGCGTTTATCAGACAACCGTATCACCATCCAGCCTTTTCAGTGCTTTACAAATCCTCTTATATGTATTCTCAAACTGAGGTATTATGCTTTCACCTGCATACTCCATCCTCTGCTTTATTGCAGTTAATATCTCGTCAGTAGTTTCAAATTGCTTCCAGCCTGGTTGAGAATCTATCAGACTGCAACAATCGATGAACGCCCGAAGGTTTTTCTGTACCACCGCCAGTTGCTCCAAGACACATTTTGTATCAGATGCATTAAGCGCATCAATAGCCTTCTGAATTATTGCGTTCATATCTGCACCCCATATTGCAAATCGGGAGTAAGTCGCCCTTGTTTCCGAATCGCAAACCTTGGAAAGAGCTCGTCCCAACCGTTGCATGGTCATTGATTCATCATCAAACCCTTGAAAATATCGTGTATGGGCTTTTTCAAGGCCGGAGGGTACTTTTTGATAATATTCCATTACAGCACTCAGCGTACTATATCGAATCATTCCTAATCGTTCATTCATAGTAACACCTCAACATTTAATGCCTGGAAAACGCTGCTTGAACCGCCGCTTTGCCTTGGCATATATCTTTGTTAAAGCATCAATATCCTCCCGACTTTCCATTAATACAATATCTACACATTCTTCTGGAGTGAAAAGATGAAAAGGCGCGCTCAATCGATTAATTCGGTCAAGCATCACCGCTTTAAGTTCATCGTCCGATAAATTAAGTTCTTTCTGACAGTGTATAACAGCGCTTGTTATGCCAGGTGCCATTATCACTGTAGAATCTTTATAAGGGAAAAAATGCTCAGCATAAATATCCAGATACTGTGGTTCATAGTTGTTGCCAAGACCGCTCAAATCATAAAATACCACTTCTGATAACATGCCCAACGCATCTTTTACCTTCTTTTCCTCCATCAGAAAATTATACATATGATATCGGCAGTTTCTGTATAAGCCAAAGTTACCGGCTGCGAAGTGTTCCATGCTGCGCTTATTAAGATAGCCCCATATTTTATCACGGTAGGGCATATAAGGTGGCTCATGGATTATTTTGTTAAGCGTCCATATATCCAGATCCTCAATTTGGTGCCGATGTATGTATGGTACATAGCCTTCTTCAGCAAGTGCTTGCTTCCCGAGTTCAGTTAACTGATATGTTCTTTTGGTAAAACGGGAGTTGAGTTCTTCATGAGGAATCTCTGTCATCAGACGTTGTACCAGCTCGTCTTTTTTACCGCTCACTTTAAGCCCGTATTTTTTCAATTCCTCCTTGAAGACTGTCGCGGTTTCTTTTTCAATGGCACTCTGTAAGTTTCCGATTTGCAGAAATCCTCGGTCGAGCAGGGAACGAAGACATTTATCAACATCCCTCACACCATACCTGTACCACCAAAAGCCTTGGAAAGAATTACCTTCCGTATAGTACGAACCAGCATAATCAAGAACCAGCACCTCATGAGGATATAACCCGTGCTTGCTTACAATGGCGTCTTTGATTCTTTTCTCGGCCGGAATAACTTCATCCGTTACCGATGGTATTATTTCAGATGTTACCTTTACGAAAGACGATATATTCGATTTTGGCTGTTTTGCTGTTCCGGTCGCCATTTTATTTGATGCAACAGGCTTCACGCTTTGGGCTAGTTTCTTTCTGAAAAGGTCAAAGAATGACATGATTGCCCCCTCCTATGTAATTTATATCGTTATTTTCTGAAGGCTCGATATGCAACATTTTACTTATCCGCATCCCTGCCAAAGGCTTTGCGGTATATCATCCTTACGCTTGCTATCGCCTGTATCCAAGTTAAATCAGCCGCATAACTGTTTTTTT encodes:
- a CDS encoding SAP domain-containing protein gives rise to the protein MSFFDLFRKKLAQSVKPVASNKMATGTAKQPKSNISSFVKVTSEIIPSVTDEVIPAEKRIKDAIVSKHGLYPHEVLVLDYAGSYYTEGNSFQGFWWYRYGVRDVDKCLRSLLDRGFLQIGNLQSAIEKETATVFKEELKKYGLKVSGKKDELVQRLMTEIPHEELNSRFTKRTYQLTELGKQALAEEGYVPYIHRHQIEDLDIWTLNKIIHEPPYMPYRDKIWGYLNKRSMEHFAAGNFGLYRNCRYHMYNFLMEEKKVKDALGMLSEVVFYDLSGLGNNYEPQYLDIYAEHFFPYKDSTVIMAPGITSAVIHCQKELNLSDDELKAVMLDRINRLSAPFHLFTPEECVDIVLMESREDIDALTKIYAKAKRRFKQRFPGIKC